Proteins from a genomic interval of Streptomyces sp. NBC_01445:
- a CDS encoding ATP-binding protein, which yields MSLPLTRRIARAALLIAAGAAPVVGAAGSASAVDLPATPNVGSLTALDGANVGNTVDGAAQNVSGLAGDTAGKAVKKAVPTAGKAVGRSAKTATPAAQKAAGDVAGSAGDVVGQTAGTATDGGLPTDALGSGLPTGALPATGKLPTQGLPLG from the coding sequence ATGTCCCTCCCCCTGACCCGCCGGATCGCCCGTGCCGCGCTGCTGATCGCAGCGGGAGCGGCTCCCGTGGTCGGAGCGGCCGGATCCGCGAGCGCCGTAGACCTCCCGGCCACCCCGAACGTGGGCAGCCTCACCGCGCTCGACGGCGCGAACGTCGGCAACACCGTCGACGGCGCCGCCCAGAACGTCAGCGGCCTCGCGGGCGACACGGCCGGCAAGGCCGTGAAGAAGGCCGTGCCGACCGCCGGCAAGGCCGTGGGCCGGAGCGCCAAGACGGCCACCCCCGCCGCCCAGAAGGCGGCCGGTGACGTCGCGGGCAGCGCCGGTGACGTGGTCGGCCAGACCGCGGGCACGGCCACCGACGGCGGCCTCCCGACCGATGCGCTCGGCAGCGGCCTGCCCACCGGCGCGCTCCCCGCCACGGGCAAGCTGCCGACGCAGGGCCTGCCGCTCGGCTGA
- the folP gene encoding dihydropteroate synthase, translating into MLRLGPREFGAHEPVIMAIVNRTPDSFYDQGSTFHDEPALTRVEQAVAEGAAIIDIGGVKAGPGDEVSAQEEARRTVGFVAEVRRRFPDVVISVDTWRHDVGEAVCEAGADVLNDAWGGVDPKLAEVAARYGKGLVCTHAGGAEPRTRPHRVAYDDVMADILDVTVGLAERAVALGVPRESVLIDPGHDFGKNTRHSLEATRRLGEMVETGWPVLVSLSNKDFVGETLDRPVKERVIGTLATTAVSAWLGAQVYRVHEVAETRQVLDMVATIAGHRPPAVARRGLA; encoded by the coding sequence ATGCTCAGGCTTGGCCCGCGCGAGTTCGGCGCACACGAGCCGGTGATCATGGCGATCGTGAACCGGACCCCTGACTCGTTCTACGACCAGGGTTCGACGTTCCACGACGAGCCCGCTCTCACCCGGGTCGAACAGGCCGTGGCGGAGGGCGCCGCGATCATCGACATCGGCGGGGTCAAGGCGGGCCCCGGCGACGAGGTGAGCGCGCAGGAGGAGGCCCGCCGCACGGTCGGCTTCGTGGCCGAGGTGCGCCGCCGCTTCCCGGACGTCGTCATCAGCGTCGACACCTGGCGGCACGACGTGGGCGAGGCAGTCTGCGAGGCCGGCGCCGATGTCCTGAACGACGCGTGGGGCGGCGTCGACCCCAAGCTGGCGGAGGTCGCGGCGCGTTACGGGAAGGGCCTGGTCTGCACGCACGCGGGCGGCGCCGAACCGCGTACGCGCCCGCACCGTGTCGCGTACGACGACGTGATGGCGGACATCCTGGACGTGACCGTGGGGCTCGCCGAGCGGGCCGTCGCGCTGGGGGTGCCGCGCGAGTCCGTGCTCATCGACCCGGGGCACGACTTCGGCAAGAACACCCGGCACAGCCTGGAGGCGACGCGCAGGCTGGGCGAGATGGTGGAGACGGGCTGGCCGGTCCTGGTGTCCCTGTCGAACAAGGACTTCGTCGGCGAGACGCTCGACAGGCCGGTCAAGGAGCGGGTGATCGGGACGCTGGCCACGACGGCGGTGTCGGCGTGGCTGGGCGCGCAGGTGTACCGGGTCCACGAGGTGGCCGAGACCAGGCAGGTGCTCGACATGGTCGCCACCATCGCCGGCCACCGGCCCCCGGCGGTCGCCCGCCGAGGGCTCGCCTAG
- a CDS encoding bifunctional succinyldiaminopimelate transaminase/glutamate-prephenate aminotransferase, translated as MSAVSDRLPTFPWDKLEPYKKTAAAHEGGIVDLSVGTPVDPVPELIQKALIAAADSPGYPTVWGTPQLRDALVGWSERRLGARGFTHRNVLLIVGSKELVAWLPTQLGLGPGDKVAYPRLAYPTYEVGARLARADHVSYDDPTELDPTGIKLLWLNSPSNPTGRVLSKDELTRIVAWAREHGILVFSDECYIELGWEADPVSVLHPDVCGGSYEGIVSVHSLSKRSNLAGYRAAFLAGDAAVLGDLLEIRKHGGMMTSAPTQAAVVAALGDDEHVQEQRGRYAARRTALREALVKHGFRIEHSEASLYLWATRDESCWDTVAHLAELGILVAPGDFYGPAGDRFVRVALTASDERVAAAVERLSQGA; from the coding sequence GTGTCCGCAGTCTCCGACCGCCTTCCCACGTTCCCCTGGGACAAGCTCGAGCCGTACAAGAAGACGGCCGCCGCCCATGAGGGCGGGATCGTCGACCTCTCCGTCGGCACGCCGGTCGACCCGGTGCCCGAGCTGATCCAGAAAGCGCTGATCGCGGCCGCGGACTCGCCCGGCTATCCCACGGTGTGGGGCACGCCCCAGCTGCGGGACGCGCTCGTGGGCTGGAGCGAGCGGCGCCTCGGCGCGCGCGGGTTCACCCACCGCAACGTCCTGCTGATCGTCGGCTCCAAGGAGCTCGTGGCCTGGCTCCCGACGCAGCTGGGCCTCGGCCCCGGAGACAAGGTCGCCTACCCGCGCCTGGCCTACCCGACGTACGAGGTCGGCGCCCGCCTGGCCCGCGCGGACCACGTCTCGTACGACGACCCGACAGAGCTCGACCCGACGGGGATCAAGCTCCTGTGGCTCAACTCGCCCTCGAACCCGACCGGCCGCGTCCTGTCCAAGGACGAGCTGACCCGGATCGTCGCCTGGGCGCGCGAGCACGGCATCCTCGTCTTCTCCGACGAGTGCTACATCGAGCTCGGCTGGGAGGCGGACCCGGTCTCGGTCCTGCACCCGGACGTCTGCGGCGGCTCGTACGAGGGGATCGTGTCGGTCCACTCGCTCTCGAAGCGGTCGAACCTCGCGGGCTACCGGGCCGCCTTCCTGGCCGGTGACGCCGCTGTTCTCGGCGACCTGCTCGAGATCCGCAAGCACGGCGGCATGATGACGTCCGCCCCGACGCAGGCGGCCGTCGTCGCGGCCCTCGGCGACGACGAGCACGTGCAGGAGCAGCGCGGGCGCTACGCCGCCCGCCGCACGGCCCTGCGCGAGGCCCTGGTCAAGCACGGCTTCCGCATCGAGCACAGCGAGGCGAGCCTCTACCTGTGGGCGACGCGCGACGAGTCCTGCTGGGACACCGTGGCGCACCTGGCGGAGCTCGGGATCCTGGTCGCGCCCGGCGACTTCTACGGGCCCGCGGGCGACCGCTTCGTCCGCGTGGCGCTGACGGCGAGTGACGAGCGCGTGGCCGCGGCGGTCGAGCGCCTGAGCCAGGGCGCCTGA
- the fdxA gene encoding ferredoxin → MTYVIAQPCVDVKDKACIEECPVDCIYEGSRSLYIHPDECVDCGACEPVCPVEAIFYEDDTPEEWKDYYKANVEFFDELGSPGGASKLGLIERDHAFIAALPPQNQ, encoded by the coding sequence GTGACCTACGTCATCGCGCAGCCTTGTGTCGACGTGAAGGACAAGGCGTGCATCGAGGAGTGCCCGGTCGACTGCATCTACGAGGGCTCCCGGTCCTTGTACATCCACCCGGACGAATGCGTCGACTGTGGAGCCTGTGAGCCGGTCTGCCCGGTCGAGGCGATCTTCTACGAGGACGACACTCCCGAAGAGTGGAAGGACTACTACAAGGCGAACGTCGAGTTCTTCGACGAGCTCGGTTCGCCCGGCGGCGCCAGCAAGCTCGGCCTGATCGAGCGCGACCACGCCTTCATCGCCGCGCTTCCGCCGCAGAACCAGTAA
- a CDS encoding DivIVA domain-containing protein produces the protein MVMFLFLVVALVVVVGAVTLAVLGGGESGALPEAPPEQFTDPLPHDRPVGRADVEALRLPVALRGYRMAEVDDALGRLGAELAERDQRISDLEIALSGARAQMRPQGPGFGRHPGEGHQ, from the coding sequence ATGGTCATGTTCTTGTTTCTGGTCGTCGCGCTCGTCGTGGTCGTCGGCGCGGTGACACTCGCCGTGCTCGGCGGCGGCGAGAGCGGGGCGCTCCCGGAGGCGCCGCCCGAGCAGTTCACCGACCCGCTGCCCCACGACCGGCCCGTCGGCCGCGCCGACGTGGAGGCCCTGCGCCTGCCCGTCGCGCTGCGCGGCTACCGCATGGCAGAGGTGGACGACGCCCTCGGGCGGCTCGGCGCCGAGCTGGCCGAGCGGGACCAGCGGATCTCCGACCTCGAGATCGCGCTGTCGGGCGCGCGGGCCCAGATGCGACCCCAGGGACCCGGTTTCGGCCGACACCCCGGAGAGGGCCACCAGTGA
- a CDS encoding DUF3117 domain-containing protein codes for MAAMKPRTGDGPLEVTKEGRGIVMRVPLEGGGRLVVELTPDEADALGDALKKVVG; via the coding sequence ATGGCGGCCATGAAGCCGCGGACGGGCGACGGCCCGCTCGAGGTGACCAAGGAGGGGCGGGGCATCGTCATGCGCGTTCCGCTCGAAGGCGGCGGTCGGCTTGTCGTCGAGCTGACTCCGGACGAGGCCGATGCACTCGGCGATGCCCTCAAGAAGGTCGTCGGCTAA
- a CDS encoding O-methyltransferase — protein sequence MCEFPPPTDTVTRRQPRGQERAITGNRQTSWAFADAFVAEDDALRWARDRAREAGTRPVSPGAGAALRMLAATVGAKAVAEIGTGTGVSGIHLLHGMRPDGVLTTVDPEPERQQFAREAFRAAGFASNRARFIPGRALDVLPRLADSGYDLVFCDGDRTECLDYLAESLRLLRPGGLVCFEGVFADGRTVDSGPQPVEVLRMRELLRAVREAQDLVPSLLPVGDGLLCAVKR from the coding sequence ATCTGCGAGTTCCCGCCACCAACGGATACAGTCACGCGCAGGCAACCACGGGGACAGGAGAGGGCCATTACCGGCAACCGGCAGACGAGCTGGGCGTTCGCCGACGCCTTTGTCGCCGAGGACGACGCGCTGCGCTGGGCCCGGGACCGGGCCCGTGAGGCCGGCACCCGCCCGGTGTCCCCCGGCGCGGGCGCCGCGCTGCGGATGCTCGCTGCCACCGTGGGCGCCAAGGCGGTGGCCGAGATCGGCACGGGGACCGGGGTGTCCGGAATCCATCTGCTGCACGGCATGCGGCCCGACGGCGTCCTGACCACGGTGGATCCGGAGCCGGAGCGACAGCAGTTCGCCCGGGAGGCGTTCCGCGCCGCCGGATTCGCGAGCAATCGGGCGCGTTTCATCCCCGGACGGGCCCTCGACGTGCTGCCGCGGCTCGCTGACAGCGGCTACGACCTCGTCTTCTGCGACGGTGACCGCACCGAGTGCCTCGACTACCTCGCTGAATCGTTGCGCCTGTTGCGTCCCGGCGGGCTCGTCTGTTTCGAGGGCGTCTTCGCCGACGGCCGGACGGTCGATTCCGGTCCCCAGCCGGTGGAGGTCCTGCGGATGCGGGAGCTGCTGCGGGCGGTGCGTGAGGCGCAGGATCTGGTGCCTTCGCTGCTCCCGGTCGGCGACGGGCTGCTCTGCGCCGTCAAGCGCTGA
- a CDS encoding DNA-3-methyladenine glycosylase I — MSDESAGGAVPGPDGALRCPWGLSTEDYVKYHDEEWGRPVHGDDALFERVSLEAFQSGLSWITILRRREGFRAAFAGFKISDVAAFTDTDRERLLADEGIIRNRAKIDATLANARVLADWPEGELDTLIWSHAPDPAARPAPRVIGDVPAITDESTALSKALKKRGLRFVGPTTAYALMQACGLVDDHLVDCMARKR; from the coding sequence GTGAGCGACGAGAGCGCCGGCGGCGCCGTACCGGGCCCGGACGGGGCGCTGCGCTGCCCGTGGGGCCTGTCCACCGAGGACTACGTGAAGTATCACGACGAGGAGTGGGGCCGCCCCGTCCACGGCGACGACGCGCTGTTCGAGCGGGTCTCCCTGGAGGCGTTCCAGTCCGGCCTGTCCTGGATCACGATCCTGCGCCGCCGCGAGGGTTTCCGCGCCGCGTTCGCCGGATTCAAGATCTCCGACGTGGCCGCGTTCACGGACACCGACCGCGAGCGGCTCCTCGCCGACGAGGGCATCATCCGCAACCGCGCCAAGATCGACGCGACGCTGGCCAACGCGCGCGTGCTCGCAGACTGGCCCGAGGGCGAGCTCGACACCCTCATCTGGTCGCACGCCCCGGACCCGGCCGCCCGCCCGGCGCCGCGCGTCATCGGAGACGTACCCGCGATCACGGACGAGTCGACAGCCCTGTCCAAGGCGCTCAAGAAGCGCGGCCTGCGCTTCGTCGGCCCGACGACGGCGTACGCGCTCATGCAGGCCTGCGGCCTGGTCGACGACCATCTGGTGGACTGCATGGCCCGCAAGCGCTGA
- a CDS encoding GNAT family N-acetyltransferase encodes MEFTAGGRLELRLTASDVGKRVSVRRLTEVGSPGAKFTDTVGVLTSWNDGVLLITKRGGEQVRIAESSLVAGKVVPSAPARRRGPAASYEELARAAARAWQPVESERLGGWELRAAGGFTRRANSVLPLGDPGLPLDEALTRVRAWYERRGLPAYIQTATGAEGTQELLCAELEARGWVREVSAEMWVGGLAPVADGVDLGDRVGLTREPGESWLGRYQRKGASEVALKVLTTGPSVWFATVPGDGGEPDAIGRCVVDGRWAGFAAVEVAPSRRREGLASAVMTALARRALEEGASAAWLQVETDNEGARALYGRLGFAAHHAYHHYRAPEPDRDPDSAGH; translated from the coding sequence GTGGAATTCACTGCGGGCGGACGGCTCGAGCTTCGCTTGACGGCCTCTGACGTGGGAAAACGTGTCTCCGTGCGACGGCTGACCGAGGTCGGCTCGCCGGGTGCGAAGTTCACCGACACGGTCGGAGTTCTCACATCGTGGAACGACGGTGTGCTGCTCATCACAAAACGGGGCGGAGAGCAGGTCCGTATTGCGGAATCGTCCCTGGTCGCGGGCAAGGTCGTGCCGTCCGCGCCCGCCCGGCGCCGCGGGCCCGCCGCGTCGTACGAGGAGCTGGCGCGGGCTGCCGCGCGCGCGTGGCAGCCCGTGGAGAGCGAGCGGCTCGGCGGCTGGGAGCTGCGGGCCGCCGGCGGGTTCACGCGGCGGGCCAATTCGGTGCTGCCGCTGGGCGATCCGGGGCTCCCTCTCGACGAGGCGCTCACGCGCGTCCGTGCCTGGTACGAGCGGCGCGGGCTGCCCGCGTACATCCAGACCGCGACCGGCGCCGAGGGCACGCAGGAGCTGCTGTGCGCGGAGCTGGAGGCGCGGGGGTGGGTGCGTGAGGTGAGCGCGGAGATGTGGGTCGGCGGGCTCGCGCCGGTCGCGGACGGCGTGGACCTCGGCGACCGGGTCGGGCTGACGCGGGAGCCGGGCGAGTCGTGGCTCGGCCGGTATCAGCGCAAGGGCGCGAGCGAGGTGGCCCTGAAAGTGCTGACCACCGGGCCTTCGGTGTGGTTCGCGACCGTGCCGGGAGACGGCGGGGAGCCCGACGCGATCGGGCGGTGCGTCGTGGACGGGCGGTGGGCCGGTTTCGCGGCGGTCGAGGTGGCTCCGTCGCGGCGGCGGGAGGGCCTGGCGTCGGCCGTGATGACGGCGCTCGCGCGCCGCGCGCTGGAGGAGGGCGCATCGGCGGCCTGGCTCCAGGTGGAGACGGACAATGAGGGGGCCCGGGCGCTGTACGGGCGGCTCGGCTTCGCCGCGCACCACGCGTACCACCACTACCGTGCCCCGGAACCGGACCGGGACCCGGATTCGGCCGGACACTGA
- a CDS encoding enoyl-CoA hydratase/isomerase family protein, whose protein sequence is MADSVLYEVSDGLATITLNRPEAMNAMNTESKVAFRDAAQAAAADGAVRAVLLTAAGDRAFCVGQDLKEHVGSLMADREAGTGRTMNTVREHYNPILRALTQMPKPVVAAVNGVAAGAGFGFALAADYRIVSDTAAFNTSFAGVALTADSGVSWTLPRVVGPGRAADLLLFPRSVKAQEAYELGIANRVVPAAELAEEARKLARSLAEGPTLAYAALKESLAFAAGHTLDESLDKEDELQSRAGASEDHTIAVQAFIAKEKPKYLGR, encoded by the coding sequence ATGGCCGACAGCGTTCTCTACGAGGTGAGCGACGGGCTCGCGACCATCACGCTCAACCGCCCCGAGGCGATGAACGCGATGAACACCGAGTCCAAGGTCGCCTTCCGGGACGCGGCGCAGGCGGCCGCGGCGGACGGTGCGGTACGGGCCGTGCTGCTCACCGCCGCGGGCGACCGGGCGTTCTGTGTGGGCCAGGACCTGAAGGAGCACGTGGGCTCCCTGATGGCCGACCGCGAGGCGGGCACGGGCCGCACCATGAACACCGTGCGCGAGCACTACAACCCGATCCTGCGGGCCCTGACGCAGATGCCGAAGCCCGTCGTGGCCGCGGTCAACGGTGTTGCCGCGGGGGCCGGTTTCGGCTTCGCGCTCGCCGCCGACTACCGGATCGTCTCGGACACGGCTGCCTTCAACACGTCCTTCGCGGGCGTCGCCCTGACCGCGGACTCGGGGGTGTCCTGGACGCTGCCGCGCGTCGTGGGCCCCGGGCGCGCCGCCGACCTGCTGCTGTTCCCGCGCTCGGTGAAGGCGCAGGAGGCGTACGAGCTCGGGATCGCGAACCGGGTCGTGCCCGCGGCCGAACTGGCCGAGGAGGCGCGGAAGCTGGCGCGTTCGCTGGCAGAGGGTCCGACGCTGGCGTACGCGGCGCTGAAGGAGTCCCTCGCCTTCGCGGCGGGTCACACCCTGGACGAGTCCCTCGACAAGGAGGACGAACTCCAGTCGAGGGCGGGCGCGTCGGAGGACCACACCATCGCGGTCCAGGCGTTCATCGCCAAGGAGAAGCCCAAGTACCTGGGCCGGTAG
- a CDS encoding transglutaminase-like domain-containing protein — translation MSPHISPRSEELRRRFAEEARAERPDLSQLCLLVAAEADSSLDEAGMDAVQMDLDRLAGQVPFRPGGPRAWATALAELLGARCGFRGTPGDYERLESSLLHEVVRRRRGLPILLSVVWMEVARRAGAPVYGVALPGHFVVGFGPAQDQVLADPFDGGQVLTGADAELLVAGATGAPLSASMLQPADPLDVVLRILSNIRAWAATRPERSDVAMWAVELSLLLPTHPARLRYERAQLLVRSGDFLAGAAELDAYAEVVGAVDAPAAETVRAQARAARAMLN, via the coding sequence ATGTCCCCCCACATCTCCCCCCGCTCCGAGGAGCTGCGCCGGCGGTTCGCCGAGGAGGCGCGGGCGGAGCGGCCCGATCTGTCTCAGCTGTGCCTGCTGGTGGCTGCCGAGGCGGACAGCTCGCTCGACGAGGCCGGGATGGACGCCGTCCAGATGGACCTCGACCGCCTCGCCGGGCAGGTGCCGTTCCGTCCCGGCGGACCGCGGGCGTGGGCGACGGCGCTGGCCGAGCTGCTGGGGGCCCGCTGCGGTTTCCGTGGCACGCCGGGCGACTACGAGCGGCTGGAGTCCTCGCTCCTGCACGAGGTCGTGCGCCGCAGGCGGGGGCTGCCGATCCTGTTGTCGGTGGTGTGGATGGAGGTCGCGCGGCGGGCCGGGGCGCCGGTGTACGGGGTGGCGCTGCCGGGGCACTTCGTGGTCGGGTTCGGACCCGCGCAGGATCAGGTGCTCGCCGATCCGTTCGACGGGGGCCAGGTGCTGACCGGGGCGGACGCGGAGCTGCTCGTGGCCGGCGCGACGGGGGCTCCGCTGAGCGCGTCGATGCTGCAACCGGCCGATCCGCTGGACGTCGTGCTGCGGATCCTGAGCAACATCCGCGCGTGGGCGGCGACGCGGCCGGAGCGTTCGGACGTGGCGATGTGGGCGGTCGAGCTGTCGCTGCTGCTGCCCACGCACCCCGCCCGGCTGCGCTACGAACGGGCCCAGCTCCTCGTCCGCAGCGGGGACTTCCTCGCGGGGGCGGCGGAGCTGGACGCGTACGCGGAGGTGGTGGGAGCCGTGGACGCCCCGGCCGCCGAGACCGTACGCGCGCAGGCGCGGGCGGCCCGGGCGATGCTGAACTGA
- the dapE gene encoding succinyl-diaminopimelate desuccinylase, with protein MDLTALDLTRDAALLTAQLVDFASPSGQEKPLADAIETALRALPHLTVDRYGNNIVARTNLGRGERVILAGHIDTVPIADNVPSRLDEDGILWGCGTSDMKSGVAVQLRIAQTVTEPNRDLTFVFYDNEEVAAHLNGLGHVAEAHPDWLEGDFAILLEGTDGEVEGGCQGTLRVILTTKGERAHSARAWMGSNAVHKAAPILERLAAYEPRKPVVDGLQFHEGLNAVRIEGGVATNVIPDACSVTVNFRYAPDRSAEEAEAFVRDFFAGCDIDDYVVDDHTGGARPGLDHPAAAAFMAAVGGKARPKFGWTDVSRFSALGVPAVNYGPGDPIFAHKRDERVDTRRILAAEERLRSWLTA; from the coding sequence ATGGACCTCACCGCCCTTGACCTCACGCGGGACGCCGCGCTGCTCACCGCCCAGCTGGTCGACTTCGCGTCGCCGAGCGGGCAGGAGAAGCCCCTCGCCGACGCCATCGAGACGGCCCTGCGCGCCCTGCCGCACCTCACGGTCGACCGGTACGGCAACAACATCGTCGCGCGGACGAACCTGGGGCGCGGCGAGCGGGTCATCCTCGCCGGGCACATCGACACGGTCCCGATCGCGGACAACGTCCCCTCGCGCCTCGACGAGGACGGCATCCTGTGGGGCTGCGGCACCAGCGACATGAAGTCGGGCGTCGCGGTCCAGCTGCGCATCGCGCAGACCGTCACCGAGCCCAACCGCGACCTCACGTTCGTCTTCTACGACAACGAAGAGGTCGCCGCCCACCTCAACGGTCTGGGACATGTGGCCGAGGCCCACCCCGACTGGCTGGAGGGTGACTTCGCGATCCTCCTGGAGGGCACCGACGGCGAGGTCGAGGGCGGCTGCCAGGGCACCCTGCGCGTCATCCTGACGACCAAGGGGGAGCGGGCGCACTCCGCGCGCGCTTGGATGGGGTCCAACGCCGTCCACAAGGCCGCCCCCATCCTGGAACGCCTCGCCGCGTACGAGCCCCGTAAGCCCGTGGTCGACGGCCTCCAGTTCCACGAGGGTCTCAACGCCGTGCGCATCGAGGGCGGCGTCGCCACGAACGTCATCCCCGACGCCTGCTCGGTCACCGTCAACTTCCGTTACGCACCCGACCGCAGCGCCGAGGAGGCCGAGGCCTTCGTCCGGGACTTCTTCGCCGGCTGCGACATCGACGACTACGTGGTCGACGACCACACCGGCGGCGCGCGCCCCGGCCTCGACCACCCTGCCGCCGCCGCGTTCATGGCGGCCGTCGGCGGCAAGGCCCGCCCCAAGTTCGGCTGGACGGACGTCTCCCGGTTCAGCGCGCTCGGCGTCCCCGCCGTGAACTACGGCCCCGGCGACCCGATCTTCGCCCACAAGAGGGACGAGCGCGTGGACACCCGCAGGATCCTCGCCGCCGAGGAGCGGCTGCGCTCCTGGCTCACGGCCTGA
- a CDS encoding heavy metal transporter yields MPEPPTLVRRGRLLRIGAAVVVLLAVAAYLIVQYVSGGRPAPRCTVVSGNGDGASYEFTSEQAVNAATISAVGTSRGMPERAVTIALATALQESGLRNIHHGDRDSLGLFQQRPSEGWGTQAQIMDPVYAAGRFYEHLDKIPGYSRLPLTVAAQRVQRSGYPQAYAKHEPDATLLAAALTGRAGASLTCEGRPSGTEVRKPGDPAKVREALVRDFGREVSPAAGAGGHDVTVPVPATVDSAEGGERQRGWELAHWAVANSSALRIERVSYAGRDWIAGDAGGKWSGAAAQAAAGAGKGLGEVRIVTAQ; encoded by the coding sequence GTGCCTGAGCCCCCCACCCTCGTCCGGCGCGGCCGTCTCCTCCGTATCGGGGCGGCCGTCGTGGTGCTGCTCGCTGTCGCCGCGTATCTGATCGTCCAGTACGTCTCGGGTGGCAGACCGGCCCCGCGCTGCACGGTCGTCTCGGGGAACGGCGACGGCGCGTCCTACGAGTTCACCTCCGAGCAGGCGGTGAACGCGGCGACGATCTCGGCCGTCGGCACCTCGCGCGGCATGCCCGAGCGCGCGGTCACGATCGCGCTCGCGACCGCGCTCCAGGAGTCGGGCCTGCGGAACATCCACCACGGCGACCGCGATTCGCTGGGCCTGTTCCAGCAGCGCCCGTCGGAGGGCTGGGGCACGCAGGCGCAGATCATGGACCCGGTGTACGCGGCGGGGCGGTTCTACGAGCACCTGGACAAGATTCCGGGCTATTCGCGGCTGCCTCTGACGGTCGCGGCGCAGCGGGTGCAGCGCAGCGGCTATCCGCAGGCCTACGCGAAGCACGAGCCGGACGCCACGCTGCTCGCCGCGGCGCTGACGGGCCGGGCGGGTGCGTCGCTGACCTGCGAAGGGCGGCCGAGCGGCACGGAGGTCAGGAAGCCGGGCGATCCCGCGAAGGTGCGGGAGGCGCTGGTGCGTGACTTCGGGCGCGAGGTATCGCCGGCGGCCGGCGCGGGCGGACACGACGTGACCGTCCCGGTGCCCGCCACGGTGGACTCGGCCGAGGGCGGGGAGCGGCAGCGCGGCTGGGAGCTGGCGCACTGGGCGGTGGCCAACTCCTCGGCGCTGCGCATCGAGCGGGTGTCCTACGCGGGCCGCGACTGGATCGCGGGCGACGCCGGCGGCAAGTGGAGCGGGGCGGCGGCGCAGGCCGCGGCGGGGGCCGGGAAGGGCCTCGGAGAGGTCCGGATCGTCACCGCGCAGTAG
- a CDS encoding TIGR00730 family Rossman fold protein, whose translation MSNPEGRKRPKEQRLGPVIRRHDQVQSSTTDQRLLDSEGPSEWVHTDPWRVLRIQSEFIEGFGTLAELPPAISVFGSARTQQDSPEYAAGVAIGRALVEAGFAVITGGGPGAMQAANQGAVEAKGISVGLGIELPFEQGLNQYVDLGLNFRYFFVRKTMFVKYAQGFVVLPGGLGTLDELFEALTLVQTTKVTRFPIVLFGTQYWSGLVDWLKNTVIAQGKASEADLLLFHVTDDVDEAIALVTKEVGK comes from the coding sequence ATGAGCAACCCCGAGGGCAGGAAGCGTCCCAAGGAGCAGCGGCTCGGCCCGGTGATCCGTCGCCACGACCAGGTCCAGTCGAGCACCACCGATCAGCGCCTCCTCGACTCCGAAGGACCCTCCGAGTGGGTGCACACCGATCCCTGGCGGGTCCTGCGCATCCAGTCGGAGTTCATCGAAGGCTTCGGCACGCTCGCCGAACTCCCGCCCGCCATCAGCGTGTTCGGCTCGGCCCGCACACAGCAGGACTCGCCGGAGTACGCGGCCGGAGTCGCCATCGGCAGAGCGCTCGTCGAGGCAGGGTTCGCGGTCATCACGGGCGGCGGGCCCGGCGCGATGCAGGCCGCGAACCAGGGCGCCGTCGAGGCCAAGGGCATCTCCGTGGGCCTCGGCATCGAGCTGCCCTTCGAACAGGGCCTCAACCAGTACGTCGACCTCGGCCTGAACTTCCGCTACTTCTTCGTCCGCAAGACGATGTTCGTGAAGTACGCGCAGGGCTTCGTGGTCCTGCCGGGCGGCCTCGGCACCCTGGACGAGCTGTTCGAGGCGCTCACCCTCGTCCAGACCACGAAGGTCACGCGCTTCCCGATCGTCCTCTTCGGGACGCAGTACTGGAGCGGCCTCGTCGACTGGCTGAAGAACACCGTCATCGCCCAGGGCAAGGCCTCCGAGGCCGACCTGCTGCTGTTCCACGTCACGGACGACGTGGACGAGGCGATCGCCCTCGTGACCAAGGAAGTCGGCAAGTAG